One genomic region from Spirosoma sp. KCTC 42546 encodes:
- a CDS encoding TldD/PmbA family protein, translating to MAIILTESDAKALLQKVLRYSKADECEVNLQGEEWSNIRYALNKVTTCGSKTYKTISVQSAFGKKVGVATVDEFDDASLEKAVRRSEEVAQLAPENPEYIGLLGPQQYLPASGFFDSTANMSAVDRAKAVAQSIQIAKSQKQTVAGYLEDRVGYSAMMNSKGLFAYYPSTRVNFSATIRTENGTGSGYATQGVSDFPKLNTASATQIALQKALGSVGARAIEPGKYTVILEPLAAAVLLEHLFRSLDARSADEGRSFLSKPGGKTKLGEQIMDERVTIYSDPTNPELPASPWSADGRAQEKLNWIEKGVVKNLAYSRYWAQKKGVKAVPSPNNVMMVGGTASLDDLIKSTQRGILVTKFWYIRSVDPQSLLVTGLTRDGTFYIENGKIKHPVKNFRFNESPVIMLNNLETLGKVERVVSSEGSFSNYLIPAMKIREFTFTSLSDAV from the coding sequence ATGGCAATCATCCTAACCGAATCAGACGCAAAGGCGCTCTTACAGAAGGTGCTGCGCTACTCCAAAGCCGACGAGTGCGAAGTGAATTTGCAGGGGGAAGAGTGGAGTAACATCCGGTATGCGCTCAATAAAGTGACCACCTGCGGGTCGAAAACGTATAAAACGATTTCTGTTCAATCGGCCTTTGGTAAGAAAGTGGGCGTTGCCACTGTCGACGAATTTGACGATGCCTCGTTGGAAAAGGCGGTTCGTCGGTCGGAAGAGGTAGCTCAGTTAGCGCCTGAAAATCCTGAATACATTGGTTTACTAGGCCCTCAGCAATACCTTCCGGCAAGCGGATTTTTCGATTCAACAGCGAACATGTCGGCGGTTGATCGGGCTAAAGCGGTGGCTCAAAGTATTCAAATTGCTAAGTCGCAAAAGCAAACCGTTGCGGGTTATCTGGAAGACCGGGTTGGCTATTCGGCCATGATGAATAGCAAAGGCTTGTTTGCGTACTACCCTAGTACAAGAGTTAATTTTAGCGCCACCATCCGTACCGAAAACGGAACTGGTTCTGGCTATGCCACGCAGGGGGTGAGCGATTTTCCGAAGTTAAATACAGCATCGGCCACACAAATTGCCTTGCAAAAAGCGCTGGGTTCTGTAGGCGCGCGCGCCATCGAGCCGGGCAAATACACCGTTATTCTGGAGCCACTGGCGGCTGCCGTATTACTTGAGCATCTGTTCCGCAGTCTGGATGCGCGCAGTGCCGATGAAGGACGCTCGTTTTTGAGCAAACCCGGCGGTAAAACGAAACTCGGCGAGCAAATTATGGACGAGCGGGTAACGATCTACTCCGATCCAACTAATCCGGAACTTCCGGCATCCCCCTGGTCGGCCGATGGACGGGCGCAGGAAAAGCTCAACTGGATTGAAAAGGGCGTCGTCAAAAACCTAGCCTATTCCCGTTATTGGGCACAGAAAAAAGGCGTTAAAGCCGTACCATCCCCAAACAACGTCATGATGGTAGGCGGAACTGCTTCGCTGGATGACCTGATCAAAAGCACGCAACGCGGCATTCTGGTTACCAAATTCTGGTACATCCGCTCCGTCGATCCGCAATCACTGTTGGTGACCGGCTTAACCCGGGATGGAACGTTTTACATCGAAAACGGCAAAATAAAGCATCCCGTCAAGAATTTCCGATTCAACGAAAGTCCGGTTATCATGCTCAATAATCTGGAAACCCTGGGTAAAGTAGAGCGGGTGGTCAGCAGTGAGGGCTCCTTTAGTAACTACCTCATTCCAGCCATGAAAATCCGGGAATTTACATTCACGAGTTTGTCGGATGCGGTATAG